The following are encoded together in the Tripterygium wilfordii isolate XIE 37 chromosome 3, ASM1340144v1, whole genome shotgun sequence genome:
- the LOC119986822 gene encoding protein N-terminal and lysine N-methyltransferase EFM7: MDIALFSTSSLFACDDDASVDEETTETNQSYVERKHNFPGMELLIREFSFHQVNANLLWPGTFTFAEWLVKHPSCIEGRRCIELGSGTGALAIFLRKRFKLDITTSDYEDQEIEENIAHNCRANGISPVLPHIKHTWGDAFPATDPDWDMVIASDILLYVKQYSNLVKTLYFLLKSFKPSDGESLPLMENEQNGETPAGLPRPAFLMSWRRRIGKEDESLFFAGCEEAGLDVKHLGSRVYCISPKQAR; encoded by the exons aTGGACATAGCTCTCTTCTCTACGTCTTCGCTTTTTGCCTGCGACGATGATGCTTCTGTTG ATGAGGAAACTACGGAGACCAATCAGAGCTATGTGGAGAGGAAGCACAATTTTCCCGGAATG GAATTGCTTATCCGGGAATTTTCATTTCACCAGGTAAATGCTAATTTACTTTGGCCAGGGACATTCACATTTGCTGAGTGGTTAGTTAAACACCCCTCATGTATTGAAGGGCGTCGTTGCATTGAATTGGGCAG TGGAACTGGAGCATTGGCCATTTTTCTTCGAAAAAGATTTAAACTTGATATCACTACGTCAGACTATGAGGATCAAGAAATTGAAGAGAACATAGCTCACAACTGCAGGGCAAATGGAATTTCACCAGTGCTTCCTCACATAAAGC ATACTTGGGGAGATGCTTTCCCCGCGACTGACCCAGACTGGGACATGGTTATAGCTAGTGATATCTTGTTGT ATGTGAAGCAGTATTCGAACTTGGTTAAAACACTTTACTTTCTCCTTAAATCTTTCAAACCAAGCGATGGCGAATCACTTCCTTTAATGGAGAATGAACAGAATGGTG AAACTCCTGCGGGTTTACCCAGGCCAGCGTTTCTCATGAGTTGGAGACGACGGATTGGGAAGGAGGATGAATCACTGTTTTTCGCTGGTTGTGAGGAAGCTGGTCTTGATGTGAAACATCTTGGTTCCCGTGTTTATTGTATCAGTCCAAAACAAGCAAGATAG
- the LOC119986120 gene encoding vacuolar cation/proton exchanger 3-like isoform X1 has translation MASQDHQAWLLEQGNIKALSREHRHGHGRTAHNMSSSSLRKKSDLRIVSKIQPGVVKSVLTNFQEVFLGTKLSVLFPAVILAIIAQVYNFGRPWVFALSLLGLTPLAERVSFLTEQIAYFTGPTVGGLLNATCGNATELIIAIFALNQNKVALVKYSLLGSILSNLLLVLGSSLFCGGIANIRQEQKYDRRQADVNSMLLLLGLLCHMLPLMFRYAAASTALSAVPTLNLSRASSFVMLIAYTGYIVFQLFTHRQLFEAEEDSEDGDDVSSEETAAIGLWSGIAWLVGMTAVIALLSEYVVGTIEAASESWGISVSFISIILLPIVGNAAEHAGAIIFAFKNKLDITLGVALGSATQISMFAVPFCVIMAWIMGIEMDLNFNLLETGSLAVAIIVTAFSLQDGTSHYMKGLVMLLCYIVIGACFWVTNIPLKQGNVVNLGLQSSTGAVLGA, from the exons ATGGCTTCACAGGATCACCAAGCGTGGCTACTGGAGCAAGGCAACATCAAGGCCTTGAGTCGAGAACATCGACATGGTCATGGACGAACTGCGCACAACATGTCTTCGTCTTCTTTGCGCAAAAAGTCTGACCTTAGAATTGTGTCAAAGATTCAGCCTGGTGTTGTCAAATCAGTTTTGACCAATTTTCAAGAGGTCTTTTTGGGAACCAAACTTTCTGTTCTTTTCCCTGCTGTGATTCTTGCCATTATTGCCCAAGTCTATAATTTTGGCAGA CCATGGGTTTTCGCTTTGAGCTTGCTTGGTCTTACTCCACTGGCAGAACGTGTCAGCTTCTTGACTGA ACAAATTGCTTACTTCACTGGTCCAACAG TGGGAGGGCTTTTGAATGCAACATGCGGCAATGCGACCGAGCTGATCATAGCGATATTCGCATTAAACCAAAACAAAGTAGCTCTTGTGAAGTACTCTCTCTTAGGTTCTATACTCTCAAACCTCCTTTTGGTTCTTGGGAGCTCACTCTTTTGTGGTGGGATTGCCAATATTAGACAGGAACAAAAATATGACAGA CGACAAGCCGATGTGAACTCGATGCTTCTGCTACTGGGATTGTTGTGCCATATGCTGCCATTGATGTTCAGATACGCAGCGGCTTCGACTGCTCTTTCAGCTGTTCCGACGCTTAATTTGTCAAGAGCGAGTAGCTTTGTGATGCTAATTGCATATACTGGATACATAGTCTTCCAACTATTCACACACAGACAGTTATTTGAGGCAGAAGAGGATTCTGAGGACGGCGATGATGTGAGTTCAGAAGAAACGGCGGCGATCGGACTGTGGAGCGGAATTGCTTGGCTGGTTGGGATGACTGCTGTTATAGCTTTGTTGTCAGAATATGTTGTGGGCACAATTGAG GCTGCTTCAGAATCTTGGGGAATTTCAGTGAGCTTCATTAGCATTATCTTGCTACCCATTGTTGGAAATGCAGCTGAACATGCAGGAGCAATTATTTTCGCTTTCAAGAACAAGTTG GATATAACTCTAGGTGTTGCTTTGGGGTCTGCAACTCAAATTTCGATGTTCGCG GTTCCCTTCTGTGTTATCATGGCTTGGATTATGGGCATCGAAATGGATCTTAATTTCAACCTTCTTGAGACAGGCTCTCTTGCCGTCGCAATAATTGTCACAGCTTTCAGTTTACAA GATGGGACTTCTCATTACATGAAAGGATTGGTTATGTTGTTGTGCTACATTGTAATTGGAGCATGCTTTTGGGTAACCAACATCCCCCTCA AGCAGGGGAATGTCGTTAACTTGGGACTTCAATCTTCAACCGGAGCAGTCTTAGGAGCTTAA
- the LOC119986120 gene encoding vacuolar cation/proton exchanger 3-like isoform X2: MASQDHQAWLLEQGNIKALSREHRHGHGRTAHNMSSSSLRKKSDLRIVSKIQPGVVKSVLTNFQEVFLGTKLSVLFPAVILAIIAQVYNFGRPWVFALSLLGLTPLAERVSFLTEQIAYFTGPTVGGLLNATCGNATELIIAIFALNQNKVALVKYSLLGSILSNLLLVLGSSLFCGGIANIRQEQKYDRRQADVNSMLLLLGLLCHMLPLMFRYAAASTALSAVPTLNLSRASSFVMLIAYTGYIVFQLFTHRQLFEAEEDSEDGDDVSSEETAAIGLWSGIAWLVGMTAVIALLSEYVVGTIEAASESWGISVSFISIILLPIVGNAAEHAGAIIFAFKNKLDITLGVALGSATQISMFAVPFCVIMAWIMGIEMDLNFNLLETGSLAVAIIVTAFSLQDGTSHYMKGLVMLLCYIVIGACFWVTNIPLRECR, translated from the exons ATGGCTTCACAGGATCACCAAGCGTGGCTACTGGAGCAAGGCAACATCAAGGCCTTGAGTCGAGAACATCGACATGGTCATGGACGAACTGCGCACAACATGTCTTCGTCTTCTTTGCGCAAAAAGTCTGACCTTAGAATTGTGTCAAAGATTCAGCCTGGTGTTGTCAAATCAGTTTTGACCAATTTTCAAGAGGTCTTTTTGGGAACCAAACTTTCTGTTCTTTTCCCTGCTGTGATTCTTGCCATTATTGCCCAAGTCTATAATTTTGGCAGA CCATGGGTTTTCGCTTTGAGCTTGCTTGGTCTTACTCCACTGGCAGAACGTGTCAGCTTCTTGACTGA ACAAATTGCTTACTTCACTGGTCCAACAG TGGGAGGGCTTTTGAATGCAACATGCGGCAATGCGACCGAGCTGATCATAGCGATATTCGCATTAAACCAAAACAAAGTAGCTCTTGTGAAGTACTCTCTCTTAGGTTCTATACTCTCAAACCTCCTTTTGGTTCTTGGGAGCTCACTCTTTTGTGGTGGGATTGCCAATATTAGACAGGAACAAAAATATGACAGA CGACAAGCCGATGTGAACTCGATGCTTCTGCTACTGGGATTGTTGTGCCATATGCTGCCATTGATGTTCAGATACGCAGCGGCTTCGACTGCTCTTTCAGCTGTTCCGACGCTTAATTTGTCAAGAGCGAGTAGCTTTGTGATGCTAATTGCATATACTGGATACATAGTCTTCCAACTATTCACACACAGACAGTTATTTGAGGCAGAAGAGGATTCTGAGGACGGCGATGATGTGAGTTCAGAAGAAACGGCGGCGATCGGACTGTGGAGCGGAATTGCTTGGCTGGTTGGGATGACTGCTGTTATAGCTTTGTTGTCAGAATATGTTGTGGGCACAATTGAG GCTGCTTCAGAATCTTGGGGAATTTCAGTGAGCTTCATTAGCATTATCTTGCTACCCATTGTTGGAAATGCAGCTGAACATGCAGGAGCAATTATTTTCGCTTTCAAGAACAAGTTG GATATAACTCTAGGTGTTGCTTTGGGGTCTGCAACTCAAATTTCGATGTTCGCG GTTCCCTTCTGTGTTATCATGGCTTGGATTATGGGCATCGAAATGGATCTTAATTTCAACCTTCTTGAGACAGGCTCTCTTGCCGTCGCAATAATTGTCACAGCTTTCAGTTTACAA GATGGGACTTCTCATTACATGAAAGGATTGGTTATGTTGTTGTGCTACATTGTAATTGGAGCATGCTTTTGGGTAACCAACATCCCCCTCA GGGAATGTCGTTAA
- the LOC119986138 gene encoding probable envelope ADP,ATP carrier protein, chloroplastic isoform X2, with protein sequence MIEERAVLTFRQIPGLEMSHRGLITGTDDHEPPWRGTARLSFCSSDSSVSVGKFSCISMAQKRNTSEFAPSQAQLMKHPLAALAYVPRDVAIFLARAIAEAAVKTVMAPLDLIKILRQTHGVRVGQQESAKAAIGFVEVAGWMIQFVECFGF encoded by the exons ATGATAGAAGAGAGAGCTGTGTTAACGTTTCGGCAAATTCCAGGCCTCGAAATGTCTCACCGCGGTCTCATTACCGGAACTGATGACCATGAGCCTCCATGGAGAGGAACGGCGCGGCTCAGTTTTTGCAGCAGTGATAGTAGCGTTAGCGTCGGTAAATTTTCGTGCATTTCAATGGCACAGAAGAGAAATACTAGCGAGTTTGCGCCGAGTCAGGCTCAGCTCATGAAGCATCCGTTGGCTGCACTCGCGTACGTACCAAGAGACGTCGCCATCTTCCTTGCCAGAGCCATTGCTGAAGCCGCCGTAAAGACCGTCATGGCTCCTCTTGACCTCATCAAGATTCTTAGGCAG ACTCACGGAGTTAGGGTTGGGCAGCAAGAAAGTGCAAAGGCGGCGATTGGCTTCGTTGAG gtTGCAGGATGGATGATTCAGTTTGTTGAATGCTTTGGCTTTTGA
- the LOC119986138 gene encoding probable envelope ADP,ATP carrier protein, chloroplastic isoform X3, with protein sequence MIEERAVLTFRQIPGLEMSHRGLITGTDDHEPPWRGTARLSFCSSDSSVSVGKFSCISMAQKRNTSEFAPSQAQLMKHPLAALAYVPRDVAIFLARAIAEAAVKTVMAPLDLIKILRQGYNLRLQICVHLAEGNSESFS encoded by the exons ATGATAGAAGAGAGAGCTGTGTTAACGTTTCGGCAAATTCCAGGCCTCGAAATGTCTCACCGCGGTCTCATTACCGGAACTGATGACCATGAGCCTCCATGGAGAGGAACGGCGCGGCTCAGTTTTTGCAGCAGTGATAGTAGCGTTAGCGTCGGTAAATTTTCGTGCATTTCAATGGCACAGAAGAGAAATACTAGCGAGTTTGCGCCGAGTCAGGCTCAGCTCATGAAGCATCCGTTGGCTGCACTCGCGTACGTACCAAGAGACGTCGCCATCTTCCTTGCCAGAGCCATTGCTGAAGCCGCCGTAAAGACCGTCATGGCTCCTCTTGACCTCATCAAGATTCTTAGGCAG GGGTACAATTTGAGACTCCAGATCTGTGTGCACCTAGCTGAAGGGAATTCTGAATCATTTTCTTAG
- the LOC119986138 gene encoding probable envelope ADP,ATP carrier protein, chloroplastic isoform X1: MIEERAVLTFRQIPGLEMSHRGLITGTDDHEPPWRGTARLSFCSSDSSVSVGKFSCISMAQKRNTSEFAPSQAQLMKHPLAALAYVPRDVAIFLARAIAEAAVKTVMAPLDLIKILRQTHGVRVGQQESAKAAIGFVEVCHFFCLSFIFPLASHGLILFLSMYIE; encoded by the exons ATGATAGAAGAGAGAGCTGTGTTAACGTTTCGGCAAATTCCAGGCCTCGAAATGTCTCACCGCGGTCTCATTACCGGAACTGATGACCATGAGCCTCCATGGAGAGGAACGGCGCGGCTCAGTTTTTGCAGCAGTGATAGTAGCGTTAGCGTCGGTAAATTTTCGTGCATTTCAATGGCACAGAAGAGAAATACTAGCGAGTTTGCGCCGAGTCAGGCTCAGCTCATGAAGCATCCGTTGGCTGCACTCGCGTACGTACCAAGAGACGTCGCCATCTTCCTTGCCAGAGCCATTGCTGAAGCCGCCGTAAAGACCGTCATGGCTCCTCTTGACCTCATCAAGATTCTTAGGCAG ACTCACGGAGTTAGGGTTGGGCAGCAAGAAAGTGCAAAGGCGGCGATTGGCTTCGTTGAGGTATGTCATTTTTTCTGCCTGAGCTTTATTTTCCCTCTTGCTTCACATGGCCTGATTCTATTTCTATCCATGTATATtgaataa
- the LOC119984373 gene encoding E3 ubiquitin-protein ligase AIRP2-like yields MRKSFKDSLKALEADIQFANTLASDYHGEFDGACLQMRLSYSPAAQFFLFIVQWTDCHLAGALGLLRILIYKAYVDGKTTMSVLERKASIREFYGVIFPSLLQLQGGLTDVEDRKQREICAEYKKRHEVDKGKLSEIELEREEECGICMEIDSKVVLPKCNHAMCMKCYQTWFARSQSCPFCRDSLKRVNSGDLWIYPGKNEVVDLSAITRENLKRLLMYINKLPLIVPDSMIVSYDPRYE; encoded by the exons ATGCGCAAATCTTTCAAGGATTCTCTCAAAGCTCTCGAAGCTGATATTCAGTTTGCTAATACCTT GGCATCGGATTATCATGGGGAATTTGATGGCGCCTGTCTTCAAATGAGACTGTCCTATAGCCCAGCCGCTcaattttttctctttattgttCAGTGGACTGATTGTCACCTTGCTGGTGCCTTAGGATTACTTAGGATCCTAATATACAAG GCATATGTTGATGGGAAGACAACCATGTCCGTTCTTGAAAGGAAAGCTAGTATAAGAGAGTTCTATG GAGTAATATTTCCCTCTTTATTGCAACTTCAAGGCGGTTTAACTGACGTAGAAGACAGGAAACAGAGAGAAATTTGTGCCGAGTACAAGAAAAGACATGAGGTGGACAAAGGAAAGCTGTCTGAGATTGAGTTAGAAAGGGAAGAAGAGTGCGGCATCTGTATGGAGATTGACAGCAAGGTTGTATTGCCCAAATGCAATCATGCAATGTGTATGAAGTGCTATCAAACGTG GTTCGCAAGGTCACAATCATGTCCATTCTGTCGGGATAGTCTGAAAAGAGTGAATTCAGGTGACCTTTGGATCTACCCTGGCAAGAACGAAGTGGTTGATTTATCTGCAATCACCAGGGAAAACTTGAAGAGGCTGCTTATGTACATTAATAAGTTGCCTCTCATTGTCCCGGATTCTATGATTGTCTCTTATGATCCCCGTTACGAGTGA
- the LOC119987606 gene encoding chlorophyll a-b binding protein CP29.1, chloroplastic — protein sequence MAATTAAAATSSLVGTRLPDVHSKSGRVVARFGFGKKKSAPKKKTAKPTTDRPLWFPGAKAPEYLDGTLVGDYGFDPFGLGKPVEYLQFDIDSLDQNLSKNLAGDVIGTRTEDADVKSTTLQPYSEVFGLQRFRECELIHGRWAMLATLGALAVESLTGVTWQDAGKVELVEGSSYLGQPLPFSITALIWIEVLVIGYIEFQRNAELDPEKRLYPGGPFFDPLGLAADPEKKVTLQTAEIKHARLAMVGFLGFAVQAAVTGKGPLNNWATHLSDPLHTTIIDNLSS from the exons ATGGCCGCAACAACGGCAGCTGCCGCTACATCTTCCCTCGTTGGAACACGCCTTCCGGACGTGCATTCCAAATCGGGTCGGGTTGTGGCAAGGTTCGGATTCGGGAAAAAGAAGTCTGCACCTAAGAAAAAAACTGCTAAGCCCACCACGGACCGTCCCCTGTGGTTCCCGGGAGCGAAGGCTCCCGAGTACCTTGACGGGACCCTGGTGGGTGATTACGGATTCGACCCATTCGGGCTGGGCAAACCCGTTGAGTACTTGCAGTTCGACATCGACTCGCTGGACCAGAACTTGTCCAAGAACTTGGCGGGTGATGTCATCGGGACCCGGACAGAGGACGCAGATGTGAAGTCGACTACGCTTCAGCCTTACAGCGAGGTTTTTGGGTTGCAGAGGTTTAGGGAATGCGAGCTGATTCATGGAAGATGGGCCATGTTGGCTACTCTTGGCGCTCTTGCTGTAGAATCGCTAACCGGCGTCACATGGCAAGACGCTGGAAAG GTGGAACTGGTGGAAGGGTCCTCCTACTTGGGCCAGCCACTCCCATTTTCCATAACCGCATTGATCTGGATTGAGGTTTTGGTGATTGGGTACATTGAGTTCCAAAGGAACGCAGAGCTGGACCCGGAAAAGAGGCTGTACCCAGGAGGCCCATTCTTCGACCCACTGGGTTTGGCTGCTGACCCAGAGAAGAAGGTGACTCTTCAGACGGCTGAGATCAAGCACGCCCGCCTTGCAATGGTTGGTTTCCTGGGCTTTGCGGTCCAAGCTGCTGTTACTGGTAAAGGCCCACTCAACAACTGGGCTACCCACTTGAGTGACCCTCTACACACAACCATTATTGACAACTTGAGCTCCTAA
- the LOC119995201 gene encoding protein yippee-like: protein MGRIFVISLEGSFYSCKHCHTHLGLSKDILSKSFHCRHGRAYLFDKVVNITIGEQEERMMMTGMHTVVDIFCVGCGSIVGWKYESAYEKSQQYKEGKFILERFKVLGPDGSQYRVRPEVQVAGSDAEDA from the exons ATGGGGAGGATTTTTGTTATCAGTCTTGAAGGAAGTTTCTATAGCTGCAAGCACTGCCATACCCATCTTGGTTTATCCAAGGATATCCTATCCAAG TCATTCCACTGCAGGCATGGCAGAGCTTATCTCTTTGATAAGGT TGTCAATATAACAATTGGAGAACAAGAAGAGCGGATGATGATGACTGGAATGCACACTGTTGTTGATATATTCTGCGTTGGTTGCGGTTCAATTGTCGGTTGGAAATAT GAGTCTGCATATGAGAAGTCTCAGCAGTACAAGGAGGGAAAATTTATACTTGAGAG GTTTAAGGTGTTGGGCCCTGATGGAAGCCAGTACAGGGTCCGTCCGGAAGTTCAGGTTGCTGGTAGCGATGCTGAGGATGCTTGA